Proteins co-encoded in one Medicago truncatula cultivar Jemalong A17 chromosome 8, MtrunA17r5.0-ANR, whole genome shotgun sequence genomic window:
- the LOC25501032 gene encoding ras-related protein RABA4c, translated as MAQFQGDLDHEGIDYMFKVVMIGDSGVGKSQLLNRFVRNEFHLKSKATIGVEFLTKTVLMDHKLVKAQIWDTAGQERYQAITTAYYRGATGALLTYDITKRHTFNHIEKWLDELHNHADKNIVVMLVGNKSDLSSIREVPIEEAEDLAKQKGLFFIETSALDSNNVEPAFLGLLSQIYVTMSKKHITADGRERNWDKVNLEFEGTKLLVSSQEPECQKSKKRFSCCSVF; from the exons ATGGCTCAGTTTCAAGGTGATTTGGATCATGAGGGTATTGATTATATGTTCAAGGTTGTTATGATTGGTGACTCTGGTGTTGGAAAATCTCAGCTTTTGAATAGATTTGTTAGAAATGAGTTTCATTTGAAATCTAAAGCTACAATTGGTGTTGAGTTTTTGACCAAGACTGTTCTTATGGATCATAAACTTGTCAAGGCTCAGATTTGGGATACTGCTGGTCAAGAAAG GTACCAAGCAATTACGACTGCATATTACAGAGGTGCAACTGGTGCATTGCTCACATATGACATAACCAAGCGCCATACCTTCAACCACATCGAAAAGTGGCTAGATGAACTACATAATCATGCAGATAAAAACATAGTTGTCATGCTTGTTGGCAACAAGTCTGACCTGAGTTCAATCCGAGAAGTGCCTATCGAGGAAGCCGAAGACTTAGCAAAACAGAAAGGTCTCTTCTTCATTGAGACATCGGCACTTGACTCAAACAATGTAGAACCAGCTTTCCTTGGTCTTCTCTcacaaatatatgtaacaatgaGTAAGAAACACATCACTGCAGATGGACGTGAACGAAATTGGGATAAAGTAAATCTTGAATTTGAGGGAACAAAATTATTGGTCTCATCGCAAGAACCGGAGTgtcaaaaatctaaaaagagATTCAGCTGTTGCAGTGTTTTTTAG
- the LOC25501029 gene encoding sm-like protein LSM7 — protein MSGRKETVLDLAKFVDKGVQVKLTGGRQVTGTLKGYDQLLNLFLDEAVEFLRDPDDPLKTTDQTRSLGLIGCRGTAVMLVSPTDGTDEIANPFLEADGA, from the exons ATG tctGGGAGAAAAGAAACTGTTCTGGATTTAGCAAAATTTGTTGATAAAGGAGTTCAAGTCAAGCTTACTGGTGGCAGACAAG TGACAGGTACTCTAAAAGGGTATGACCAGTTACTTAACCTTTTCCTGGATGAAGCTGTTGAGTTTTTAAGAG ATCCCGATGATCCACTGAAAACTACAGATCAGACCAGAAGTCTTGGCTTAATA GGTTGCAGGGGAACTGCTGTCATGCTTGTGTCGCCAACTGATGGTACGGACGAGATTGCAAACCCCTTTCTTGAGGCAGATGGGGCCTAG
- the LOC25501033 gene encoding probable pectinesterase 66, producing the protein MQSLQSFVFILIFLVLAFDVCESQDCSSPFKIITVSESGETNFQTIQSAIDSVPDGNSQWIHIQISPGVYREQIFIRKSKPCIYLEGAGSSSTSIEWSTHEDATFVSKANNTVAKGITFTNTLNNPVLSEVSNIIPAKAFRIHADKCAFFSCAFLGVQDTLCDDYGRHYYNNCYIQGGTDFIYGDGQSLFEACTILFSMGKYGPKRDGVITAHERDSPNDPSGFVFKNCNISGTGGNVQLGRAMGAYARVIITDSYLSDVVRPEGWSPRTYVGHEENLTFVEEGCTGPGANKSERVKWMKHLSQPELDQFLNISFIDEEGWISKLPTTFRRVGDGADIDFWRDRWCGDVPLCDRFRRLFDLNVNKSISVRNMFLLGVDVGGEALRWRRRLWAWEEELVEECRVLLLTISLQESVTDRWLWLPNQEGGYSCIMANGAGMARSGRGRISINFRSLSAIY; encoded by the exons ATGCAGTCACTACAATCCTTTGTtttcatcttaatatttttagtaCTTGCTTTTGATGTTTGTGAATCACAAGATTGTAGCAGTCCTTTCAAGATCATTACAGTCAGTGAATCAGGCGAAACAAATTTCCAAACAATTCAAAGTGCCATTGATTCTGTCCCTGATGGAAATTCTCAATGGATTCACATCCAAATTTCCCCTGGTGTTTATAG AGAGCAAATCTTTATTCGCAAGAGCAAACCATGCATTTATCTTGAAGGAGCTGGTAGCAGTTCAACGAGTATTGAATGGAGTACACATGAGGATGCTACTTTCGTATCAAAAGCAAATAATACTGTTGCAAAGGGGATTACTTTCACG AATACATTGAACAACCCAGTATTATCAGAGGTCAGTAACATCATACCAGCCAAAGCTTTTCGAATACATGCAGATAAATGTGCTTTCTTTAGTTGTGCTTTTCTTGGGGTACAAGATACCCTATGTGATGATTATGGTCGCCATTACTACAATAATTGTTACATCCAAGGTGGAACTGATTTCATATATGGGGATGGCCAATCACTTTTTgag GCATGTACAATACTTTTTTCAATGGGAAAATATGGTCCCAAAAGAGATGGGGTTATTACAGCACATGAAAGGGATTCACCAAATGATCCAAGTGGGTTTGTGTTTAAAAATTGTAACATAAGTGGAACAGGAGGAAATGTTCAACTTGGAAGGGCAATGGGTGCTTATGCAAGAGTCATCATAACTGATTCATATCTATCAGATGTTGTTAGGCCTGAGGGTTGGAGCCCTAGAACCTATGTTGGCCATGA AGAAAACCTTACTTTTGTGGAAGAGGGATGTACAGGACCTGGAGCAAACAAATCGGAGCGTGTTAAATGGATGAAACACTTGAGTCAACCTGAACTTGATCAATTCTTGAATATCTCTTTTATTGATGAAGAAGGGTGGATTTCAAAATTGCCAACAACT TTTAGGAGGGTGGGAGATGGTGCAGACATTGATTTTTGGCGTGATCGTTGGTGCGGAGATGTTCCACTGTGTGACCGGTTTAGGCGCCTTTTTGACTTGAATGTTAACAAATCAATTTCAGTTAGGAATATGTTCTTGTTGGGGGTGGATGTGGGTGGGGAGGCGTTGCGGTGGCGTAGGCGGTTgtgggcttgggaggaggagttggtagaggagtgtagggtTTTATTACTAACAATTTCTTTGCAGGAATCAGTGACAGACAGATGGCTTTGGTTACCTAATCAGGAGGGTGGGTATTCT TGCATTATGGCCAATGGTGCGGGCATGGCTAGGAGTGGTAGGGGTCGAATCTCAATCAACTTCAGATCATTGTCTGCAATTTATTAA
- the LOC25501031 gene encoding pathogenesis-related thaumatin-like protein 3.5 translates to VGVDATIFTLQNKCRNAIWPGILTGAGKPQLLDGGFQLKPGHAINITAPKGWFGRFWGRIGCTFDISGKGKCITGDCGGKLKCVGAGGEPPASLAEFTLDSPEGDFYDVSLVDGYNLPVSIVPFGGSGQCTAVKCRSDLNRNCPAGLELRNIKGRVVGCKSACMAFNRPEYCCTGDFNSPKKCEPSSYSKVFKDSCPMAYSYAYDDETSTFACKGADYLISFC, encoded by the coding sequence gtaggAGTGGATGCAACTATTTTCACTTTGCAAAATAAATGTAGGAACGCAATTTGGCCAGGAATTCTAACAGGAGCAGGAAAACCTCAACTACTTGATGGTGGATTTCAGCTAAAACCTGGCCATGCTATAAACATTACTGCACCAAAAGGGTGGTTTGGCCGCTTCTGGGGCCGGATTGGATGCACATTCGATATATCCGGTAAAGGAAAATGCATCACAGGAGACTGTGGAGGCAAACTTAAATGTGTTGGAGCCGGAGGTGAACCACCGGCTTCACTAGCCGAGTTTACACTAGACAGTCCCGAGGGTGATTTTTATGATGTTAGCCTTGTTGACGGTTATAACCTGCCGGTTTCAATCGTCCCCTTTGGAGGATCTGGACAGTGTACGGCAGTTAAATGTCGTTCTGATTTGAACAGAAACTGCCCGGCCGGATTGGAGTTGAGGAACATTAAGGGTCGCGTCGTTGGTTGTAAGAGTGCTTGTATGGCTTTTAACAGGCCAGAATATTGTTGTACCGGAGACTTCAATAGTCCAAAGAAGTGTGAGCCAAGTAGTTATTCAAAGGTGTTTAAGGATTCATGTCCTATGGCTTATAGCTATGCTTATGATGATGAAACCAGCACTTTCGCTTGCAAGGGAGCAGATTATTTAATTAGCTTTTGTTAA